One Maniola jurtina chromosome 24, ilManJurt1.1, whole genome shotgun sequence DNA window includes the following coding sequences:
- the LOC123877505 gene encoding putative leucine-rich repeat-containing protein DDB_G0290503: protein MAGDTEQLLKALEKMEEKITKNINNNIDQKFERLTKELQDIKLTNKDQEKRISLIERQLREKNLIFFGVPEGEKSYEELEIKIVGIINKKMEIECSSRDIEAVQRIGKKEIDKIRPVNITFVRLGTKIKILKLKKSLESSSIYIKHDYPQKVLEIRKTLKEQVRIERERGNKAVIKYDKIIVTKNTESSKNKPNFGQKRPLNITPPQTKNTEESRNELIPNADMQTNKKNKTMSYGIRQYTQNRNKDNTTPENQ from the coding sequence atggcagGAGACACTGAACAGCTTCTAAAGGCTCTAGAAAAAATGGaagaaaaaattacaaaaaacattAACAACAATATTGATCAAAAATTTGAACGGCTTACTAAAGAACTCCAAGatataaaacttacaaataaagacCAGGAGAAAAGAATATCTTTGATAGAAAGACAACTAAGGGAGAAGAACCTTATATTTTTTGGAGTACCTGAAGGAGAAAAAAGTTATGAAGAGCTAGAAATCAAAATAGTAGGTATCATTAATAAGAAAATGGAAATAGAATGCAGTTCTAGAGATATTGAAGCTGTCCAGAGAATCGGAAAGAAGGAAATAGACAAGATAAGACCAGTAAATATTACCTTTGTAAGACTaggaacaaaaataaaaattttaaaactcaaaAAGTCCCTAGAGAGTTCCAGTATATACATAAAACACGATTACCCGCAGAAAGTGTTGGAAATCAGAAAAACCTTAAAAGAGCAAGTAAGAATAGAAAGAGAGCGAGGAAATAAAGCAGTCATTAAATACGACAAAATTATTGTAACGAAAAACACCGAAAGCTCTAAAAATAAACCAAATTTTGGTCAGAAACGACCGCTAAACATCACTCCACCACAGACAAAAAATACGGAAGAGAGTCGAAACGAGCTTATTCCTAACGCTGATatgcaaacaaataaaaaaaataaaacaatgtcCTACGGAATACGCCAGTATACACAAAACAGAAATAAAGATAATACGACACCAGAAAATCAATAG